From a single Silene latifolia isolate original U9 population chromosome 6, ASM4854445v1, whole genome shotgun sequence genomic region:
- the LOC141586864 gene encoding F-box/kelch-repeat protein SKIP6-like, with protein sequence MADQPSSSSSSSSLTKDNHNQTLIPHLPNDVALQCIARVPRSHHPHLSLVSKQWRSTLQSPHLHSTRRTLFTTESFLYLNLRLFNPLNSSFSFKWYFLDPSTNFSASSQNTPYPPHIFPIYPCPSQTIGASYVTLDHLVYVIGGSIRDIPSNNMWVYDCLMNKWELGPKMRVGREFAASGVIDGKIYVLGGCLGDNWARSMNWAEVFDPKTGIWAPVKSPVEVREKWMHGSAVVGGRIYGMADRGGVVFEPGTEEWGPVSMELDLGWRGRAAVVDEVLYCYDYLGKVRGFDIGENVWKELRGVNDSKGCLPKFLCGATMANVGGRLFVVWEGKNGSGKDIEVWCAEIVVRKDDSGDLWGSVVWSNVIIVIPKGSSIVHCIGVQV encoded by the coding sequence ATGGCTGACCAAccctcatcttcatcttcatcatcaagtCTGACTAAAGACAACCACAACCAAACACTAATCCCACACCTCCCAAACGACGTCGCACTACAATGCATAGCAAGAGTACCTCGATCTCACCACCCTCACCTCTCCTTAGTCTCTAAACAATGGCGATCAACCCTTCAATCACCTCACCTCCATTCCACTCGCCGTACACTCTTCACCACCGAATCCTTCCTCTACCTTAATCTCCGTCTTTTCAATCCTCTTAACTCTTCCTTCTCTTTCAAATGGTACTTTCTCGACCCTTCTACAAACTTCTCAGCTTCTTCCCAAAATACCCCTTACCCACCTCATATTTTCCCGATTTACCCCTGCCCATCTCAAACAATTGGCGCTTCTTATGTTACTTTGGATCATTTGGTGTATGTGATTGGTGGGTCAATTAGGGATATTCCTTCTAATAATATGTGGGTTTATGATTGTTTGATGAATAAATGGGAATTGGGTCCTAAGATGAGGGTAGGAAGGGAATTTGCAGCTTCAGGGGTAATTGATGGCAAAATATATGTTTTAGGGGGTTGTTTGGGGGATAATTGGGCTAGGTCTATGAATTGGGCTGAGGTTTTTGATCCGAAAACCGGGATTTGGGCCCCGGTTAAGAGCCCGGTCGAGGTTAGGGAGAAATGGATGCACGGGAGTGCGGTGGTGGGTGGGAGGATTTATGGTATGGCTGATAGGGGAGGGGTGGTTTTTGAACCCGGGACTGAGGAGTGGGGACCTGTGTCAATGGAGTTGGATTTAGGGTGGCGTGGGCGAGCTGCCGTTGTAGATGAGGTGCTGTATTGTTATGATTATTTGGGGAAGGTTAGAGGGTTTGATATTGGGGAGAATGTGTGGAAAGAGTTGAGAGGGGTGAATGATAGTAAAGGGTGTTTGCCTAAGTTTTTGTGTGGTGCTACAATGGCTAATGTGGGTGGGAGGTTGTTTGTTGTGTGGGAAGGCAAGAATGGGAGTGGAAAGGACATTGAGGTGTGGTGCGCTGAGATTGTTGTTAGGAAGGATGATTCAGGGGATTTGTGGGGTTCTGTCGTTTGGTCTAATGTCATCATTGTGATTCCAAAGGGTTCCTCCATTGTGCATTGCATAGGTGTTCAGGTCTAA